One Rhizoctonia solani chromosome 1, complete sequence DNA window includes the following coding sequences:
- a CDS encoding Retrovirus-related Pol polyprotein from transposon: MTIPASKQRDDVTGGDTWDKQDFEETTVQVERVIAYWSRILKEAERTTPNRAQSISPQGSTCGNFRYTWKELNLLLSQITPLSPGKTYNNVNRRLMTWGLVFSAYPGMQIVHRAGRVHDNADPISRLREPHINQPSSRSIDSTQAQYGKTH, encoded by the coding sequence atgacaattcctgcttccaagcagagagacgacgtgactgggggggatacatgggataagcaagactttgaagaaacaactgtacaagtggagcgagtcattgcttattggtcaaggattctaaaagaagcagaaagaaCTACTCCCAACAGAGCGCAAAGCATTAGCCCTCAAGGAAGCACTTGTGGaaatttcaggtatacttggaaggagctgaatttgttgctATCACAGATCACACCGCTCTCACCTGGCAagacttacaataatgtcaacagaagactcatgacatggggcttagtattctcagcctacccaggaatgcagattgtgcaccgcgcaggaagagtacatgacaatgcagatcctatCTCAAGACTTAGAGAACCCCATATCAATCAGCCCTCCAGCAGATCAATCGactccactcaagctcaatatgGGAAGACCCATTAA
- a CDS encoding Retrovirus-related Pol polyprotein from transposon — MPRHSTPRSSVLPRDSIPTDSPNNPFGPTRYSIEQSSPEELVIPQPSQPYESPIKPHASMPALEDPQAGPSSSRRISPHSHKSSSRHSPRLSPLEYEAIQEANKLVKPSSSIRKPSPFGHKTSPATFQRMIPVFGLPDIEMLEPSSSKPQPSEPMNSHELKRSKGKTSEAHISKHRETQAALLDPNDRSFTNDPAIQKYLPYSPSTTLYPLNEESPGEFNYQPDCTQMTSWCRKNPQANSFRKVYRQLGRVFYHVEIPPAHENRFPSPSYLHVASLPSWFLLKKSTIGLSMSVYDMEELLPIPEWPEHDCLFTSHSFEVAAVTYRDQMERFIQKLYEILGRQLQTGPPSPVISAGHLSEVEPGQEHLRDRTLQLKQDMTLLVPKSSRASSVTPQEAAQENLLRSLIKPTSQVTIASPLLPEPQVSPPTVTLHTSSSTPPGQPPSSLHSSKASLTVTMQPRYLGPDNGTSLIPTEPLPPPPSSIATSSSRSIPLGRIPEESPHVTLQIPPTLERTERLRREATKSLGPRPPTPRPTVVPSTSSEETLPSSPRGNASVPIAQPSAIPPFNIQALEDYINNLSDGSIDGLSSSESSTGRDQVAPELIAPATPADSITSVSSAATHTMQIPVAQSTPRIRSQVEEDNVRNIPYNPPLSNAARRVSLAGPSIPLRDPPPHANFINRRSSLGANRRSSGRPAIPAESFTRVSTIPEERSSRLAESAHRRPTSSPESRRTPLSIHTNLPYLQEQPAPASREEANMSRRGNFLAPLLAPVPQLQVPPAPPIDRTRLPPHIVGRMVSSRRFSELFNDPPPRDQLRDRLAPLAEGGGGNDPPYDSDDGDFDNSGRRRNNPPRRNGGGPPNDPEDPGNEPYAQANAARARPFNPAPVHFDTKLKPDIIPEWDGDTKKLSRWMTSINNLAEYSSYTRIQLGQQIPLRFTGRALRWFNALDKDYRRIITEDWPALRQAITIHFMNRTFLNRSKNEAMRIRFRDKDHSEETPEDYVIRKMEALTIVSDWTDSELIFEIMNGAPKSWTTHIDTSRIVTWEDFLDKIAWHEEDLLGKDSSHNSDIQRQLHQMQSTLKRLEGNRHSRPSARSHLAGSKPVGWHQNNPPPKYPKDDSTVSKGKTPKDKKARPCRHCGSMMHWDRDCKHAKKNSRFVRSHMAQADDDEWEAQEAYEDLCDEAYLDETEYDTEGEESVSEEEQDFHKPLQSLAVSTSSAKPSSGSQEEQHGLEGTTVSQGTNSADQGSKESDSSVFSGYVQPKLPTRKSLNKKLKMASSHTAIAKNGEEITLKQLMSRPPGTAFFGSKATIIKGWLQTSNGPKKRITFDSGSEITLINESILKTLDPSPRVRIGQKLKLIQVTGNSSLSQYISLPIIFDTEQGLVKMIVEAYIVPNMNTPFILGTDFASQYQLSLVRNGDGTRIVFGDTGRSIPVEESDSSPRIDQQGNTFMVEVVQGFIKNSEKIKISKKAYKKRLQHRKLPPNTVKVKVYETVTIPVHTIKLIKVKTTWKEGQASGFMDRSFNSHRQEEHLFAITDCLIDRNNPKIQVSNLSEHPLRLQGGEILGYMHDPNEYLAKEKDITKEEKDSIIKYATLVQAMVQRKAEEKPTVQEEELMKSPEGGPKTAEVPDPEPVPSDRFLQEVNFSEHLTPNQRAKLEKVLRKHELAFGLDGRLGTHNTQLEIRLRPGTKEISLTPYHASPAKREVIDKQIEEWLKLGVIEPSKSAWGFPVIVVYRNSKPRLCVDYRRLNEVAVPDEYPLPKQTDILHALEGSQWLTTLDALAGFTQLTIKEEDREKLAFRCHNGHWQPTKLLFGYRNGPAEFQRVMNRILSRFLWQFALVYIDDIVIYSVEFEDHCNHLDQVLGAIEEAEITLSPKKCHIGYQSLLLLGQKVSRLGLSTHKEKVDAILELEPPKNVPTLQTFLGMMTYFSSYIPFYSWIVAPLFKLLKKGTAWSWEEKEQQAFELAKEALASAPVMAYPIIGKPYRLYTDACDYGLGGILQQVQSIKIKDLKGTKAYKYLRGEYDKGNPVPRMTIPASKQRDDVTGGDTWDKQDFEETTVQVERVIAYWSRILKEAERNYSPTERKALALKEALVKFQVYLEGAEFVAITDHTALTWSKTYNNVNRRLMTWGLVFSAYPGMQIVHRAGRVHDNADPISRLRRRTPYHISPPADQSTPLKLNMEEDPLRNLYKEINERFEEKLLRVASAFTQSYKIGNSQKPIKKWIPTPAEAISYQTTTSYSVEISINSEEITRFIEAYKKDSHFKQVMEEFKSHHNPLNPPFHQYQIGDNGLIYFIDSQEKYWLCVPRDLQVDILKENHDNLNQGAHAGYAKTYHQIASVYYWPKMARSIQKYVHTCDICQKAGHRRHGPRGFLQPLPIPQQPFEVVSMDFIMDLPPSNNYNAILVIVDKLTKYGHFIPCTTQIDEVQTAQLFHDHIWCHYGLPRQVITDRDARWTGAFWGHLVSMLGIRQALTTAHHPQSDGQTEILNQTTEVAIRVFTNPAKDNWSKLLPGFAHSYNTGVHTSTQQTPAFLLRGFQPLTSADLLALTSENIPRPAQESQTAEEFKESMELARSLAKDALKVAQNYQQKYYNSDKTHVTFEPGDLVLINPHSLNLLKHQSGKGNKLNMRYEGPFEVMESISPVAYRIRLPASYCIHPIINIAHLESYKASPPEFGSRPTQNIPREDFQQMPEYEVERIVEERTIKKGNKRIRQYKIRWLGYSSEHDRWRTEKELRNAPEVIKEWKQTSGSTTHPNHKKKKEF; from the exons atgcctagacatagtacccctagaagctctgtgcttcctagagACAGCATACCTACAGATAGTCCCAACAACCCTTTTGGACCTACTAGGTACTCTATTGAGCAATCCTCTCCTGAGGAGCTAGTGATTCCCCAACCTAGCCAACCCTATGAATCACCCATCAAGCCACATGCTTCCATGCCAGCCCTGGAAGACCCTCAAGCAGGACCCagtagctcaagaaggatatcacctcactctcataagtcatcatccagacactctccaagattgtctcctttggaatatgaagctattcaggaagcaaacaagctagttaagccaagttcttctaTAAGGAAGCCTTCACCTTTTGGTCATAAGACTAGCCCAGCCACCTTCCAGAGGATGATACCTGTATTTGGACTTCCTGATATAGAGATGTTGGAACCTTCCTCTAGTAAACCTCAGCCCTCTGAGCCTATGAactctcatgagcttaagagatctaaaggaaagacttctgaagcccacatatctaagcatagggaaactcaagctgccttactggatcctaatgataggtcttttactaatgacccagcaatccagaagtacctaccctattctccttccactaccttataccctttaaatgaagaatctccaggagaattcaactatcagcctGACTGTACTCAGATGACCTCTTGGTGCAGGAAGAACCCTCAAGCTAATAGTTTCAGGAAAGTTTACAGGCAGCTAGGAAgagtattctatcatgtggagATCCCTCCAGCACATGAGAATCGCTTCCCCTCACCCTCTT ACCTACATGTCGCATCACTACCAAGTTGGTtcctgctcaagaaatcaaccatTGGCCTGAGTATG AGCGTCTATGACATGGAAGAGCTATTGCCTATTCCAGAATGGCCAGAACATGACTGTTTATTCACCTCTCATTCCTTTGAGGTAGCTGCagtcacttatagggatcagatggagcgtttcattcagaagctatatgagatccttggcagacaacttcagactggaccaccttccccagtcatctctgcaggacatctcagtgaggtagaacctggacaagaacaTCTTAGAGATAGAACTCTACAGCTTAAGCAAGATATGACTCTGTTAGTGCCCAAAAgttctagagcctcttctgtcactccacaggaggcggctcaagaaaacttactaagGAGTCTTATCAAGCCCACAAGTCAAGTTACTATTGCTAGTCCTTTACTTCCAGAACCTCAAGTTTCTCCTCCAACGGTAACCCTGCACACCTCCAGTAGCACTcctccaggacaacctcctagtagtcttcattcatccaaagcctctcttactgttactatgcaaccTAGGTATTTAGGACCTGATAATGGAACCTCACTTATTCCCACAGAACCTTTACCACCTCCTCCTAGCTCTATtgctacttcttcctctagatCTATACCCTTAGGAAGAATACCAGAGGAGTCACCCCATGTAACATTACAAATCCCACCTACTTTAGAAAGGACTGAGAGACTTAGGAGAGAAGCCACTAAATCTCTAGGACCTAGACCACCTACTCCTAGACCCACTGTAGTCCCTTCCACTAGTTCAGAAGAAACCTTACCATCATCACCAAGAGGTAATGCTAGTGTTCCTATTGCACAACCTTCAGCtatacctcctttcaatatacaagcccttgaagactacatcaacaatctttcagatggaagtatagatggcttaagttcttctgaatcatcaactggaagagaccaagtagccccaGAACTAATAGCCCCAGCTACTCCTGCTGATTCTATTACTTCTGTCTCAAGTGCTGCTACTCATACCATGCAAATCCCAGTAGCACAGTCTACTCCCAGGATTAGGAGCCAAGTAGaagaggataatgttaggaatataccttataatccacctttaagcaacgctgctagaagagttagccttgcaggcccaagtattcctcttagagatccacctccacatgctAACTTTATCAATcgcagatcttccttgggagCAAACCGGCGATCCTCAggaagaccagctataccagCTGAATCCTTTACCAGAGTATCTACAATTCCAGAAGAGCGTTCCTCTAGACTAGCTGAAAGTGCCCACAGGAGACCTACCTCctctcctgaatcaagaagaactcctctaagtatccataccaatttaccttacttacaggagcagccagcaccAGCTTCTAGAGAAGAAGCCAATATGAGTAGGAGAGGAAATTTCTTAGCCCCTCTACTAGCACCTGTCCCACAACTTCAagtacctccagcaccacccaTTGACAGGACTAGGTTACCTCCTCATATTGTAGGACGAATGGTCTCCTCTAGAAGGTTTAGTGAGCTGTTTAATGATCCACCCCCTAGGGATCAACTTAGAGATAGACTAGCTCCCttagctgaaggaggaggaggaaatgaccCACCATATGATAGTGATGATGGAGATTTTGATAACTCTGGTAGAAGAAGGAACAACCCACCTagaaggaatggaggagGACCTCCTAACGACCCAGAAGACccaggaaatgaaccatatgctcaagcaaatgcagctagagctagacctttcAATCCAGCTCCTGTACATTTTGATACTAAGCTGAAACCTGACATAATCCCAGAGTGGGATGGAGATACCAAGAAGCTGTCgcgctggatgacatccatcaacaacctagctgagtatagtagctacactagaattcagcttggacagcagattcctctcaggttcacaggtagagctcttagatggttcaatgcattagataaggactataggcgaattataactgaagattggccagcacttaggcaagctatcactatccacttcatgaataggaccttcctgaacagaagcaagaatgaagccatgcgcatcaggttcagggataaagatcattcagaagagactccagaagactatgtcatcaggaagATGGAGGCTCTTACTATTGTCAGTGACTGGACTGACTCTGAATTAAtctttgaaatcatgaatggtgctcctaagtcctggaccacgcatatagacacctcaagaatagtcacttgggaggacttccttgacaagattgcatggcatgaggaggaccttttgggaaaagattcttcTCATAACTCTGACATACAGCGTCAGCTACATCAGATGCAATCTACTCTCAAGAGACTAGAAGGAAACAGGCATTCTAGGCCAAGTGCGCGCTCACACTTAGCAGGATCTAAACCAgtaggatggcatcaaaataatcctccaccaaaataccctaaggatgactctacagtatctaaaggtaaaactcctaaagacaagaaagctagaccttgtagacactgtggaagtatgATGCACTGGGATAGAGACTGTAAGCATGCCAAGAAAAACTCCAGATTTGTGCGAtcacatatggcacaagctgatgatgatgaatgggaagcccaggaagcttatgaagatctctgtgatgaagcctaccttgatgaaacagaatatgacactgaaggagaagagtctgtttctgaggaagagcaggattttcataagccccttcagtcattagctgtctctacctccagcgctaagcccagctctggatcccaggaggaacagcatggtctggaggggaccactgtcagccagggtactaactctgctgaccagggcagtaaggaatctgattcatctgtattttctggatatgtacaacccaagctccccactaggaagagccttaataagaaactgaaaatggctagtagtcatacagctattgccaagaatggagaagaaatcactctcaagcaattaatgtcaagaccaccaggaactgctttctttggatccaaagccaccatcatcaaaggaTGGCTTCAGACAAGTAATGGACCTAAGAAGCGCAtcacctttgactcaggatcagagatcactctcattaatgagtcaatacttaaaactctagatccatcacctagagtgcgcattggacaaaaactcaagttaattcaagttactgggaatagtagcttatcacagtatatttcccttcctatcatctttgatactgaacaaggactagttaaaatgattgtagaagCCTATATAGTTCCTAACATGAACACACCTTTTATCTTAGGAACAGACTTTGCATCTCAGTATCAACTGTCATTAGTTAGGAATGGAGATggaacaaggatagtttttggggatacaggacgttctattcctgtggaagaatcagattccagcccaagaattgaccaacaaggtaatacctttatggttgaagttgtgcaaggattcatcaagaattctgagaaaatcaagatctctaagaaagcctacaagaagcgactccaacataggaaattacctcccaatactgtcaaagtaaaagtatatgagacagttactatcccagtgcataccatcaagctcatcaaagtcaagacaacatggaaggaaggtcaagcctctgGTTTTATGGACAGATCCTTCAATTCCCatcgacaagaagaacatctgtttgcaataacagactgcctgatagataggaacaatcctaagattcaggtttctaacctatcagaacatcctttaagattgcaaggaggagaaattcttggatatatgcatgatcccaatgaataccttgcaaaggaaaaggacattactaaggaagaaaaagacagcattATCAAGTATGCTACCTTAGTACAAGCCATGGTGCAGAGGAAAGCTGAAGAAAAGCCTACtgtgcaagaagaggaattaatgaagtcgcctgaaggaggacctaagactgctgaagtacctgacccagaacctgtcccttcagatagatttcttcaagaagttaatttctcagaacatctcacccctaatcaaagggctaaactagaaaaagttttgcgcaagcatgagttagcctttggattagatggtagacttggtactcataacactcaactggaaattagactaaggccaggaactaaagaaatatctctaaccccttaccatgcttctccagctaaaagagaagtcattgacaagcaGATTGAGGAATGGCTTAAACTTGGAGTCATTGAGCCATCCAAAAGTGCTTGGGGATTTCCTGTCATAGTAGTCTATCGCAACAGTAAACCCAGACTATGTGTGGATTACAGACGTCTCAATGAAGTAGCTGTACCAGATGAGTATCCCTTACCAAAGCAAACTGACATTTTGCATGCCTTGGAAGGATCTCAATGGCTTACTACCTTAGATGCGCTAGCTGGTTTCACTCAGCTAACCATTAAGGAggaagacagagagaaacttgctttcagatgtcacaatggccattggcaacctaccaaactactctttggatataggaatggaccagccgagttccagcgtgtcatgaataggatactttcaagatttctatggcaatttgccctggtatatattgatgacatagtgatctatagtgttgagtttgaagaccattgcaatcacttagatcaagtcttaggagctattgaagaagctgaaatcaccctatctccaaagaaatgtcacattggataccaatcactactattgttaggacagaaggtatcaagattaggtctatcaacccataaggaaaaagttgatgctatcttagagttggaaccccctaaaaatgttcctactttacagactttcctagggatgatgacttatttctctagctatattcccttctactcatggattgtagcgcctttgttcaagcttctcaagaaaggaacagcttggtcttgggaggaaaaggaacaacaagcgtttgaacttgctaaagaggcccttgcatctgctccagtaatggcttatcctattattggaaaaccatacagattatatacagatgcatgcgactatggccttggaggaatattacagcaagtccaatccatcaagataAAAGACCTAAAGGGGACaaaggcatacaagtacttaaggggggaatatgacaaaggaaacccagttcccagaatgacaattcctgcttccaagcagagagacgacgtgactgggggggatacatgggataagcaagactttgaagaaacaactgtacaagtggagcgagtcattgcttattggtcaaggattctaaaagaagcagaaagaaactactccccaacagagcgcaaagcattagccctcaaggaagcacttgtgaaatttcaggtatacttggaaggagctgaatttgttgctATCACAGATCACACCGCTCTCACCTGGAGCAagacttacaataatgtcaacagaagactcatgacatggggcttagtattctcagcctacccaggaatgcagattgtgcaccgcgcaggaagagtacatgacaatgcagatcctatctcaagacttaggaggagaACCCCATATCATATCAGCCCTCCAGCAGATCAATCGactccactcaagctcaatatggaggaagacccattaagaaacctctacaaggagataaatgaacgttttgaagagaaacttcttagagttgcaagcgcattcacccagagttacaaaattggaaatagccagaagcccatcaagaagtggatacccacaccggcagaagctatatcttatcaaacaactacctcatactctgtggaaatatcaataaactcagaagaaatcacaaggttcatagaagcatacaagaaggactcccattttaagcaagtgatggaagagttcaagtcgcaccacaatccactcaatccacccttccatcaataccagataggagataatggattgatctactttatagattcccaggaaaagtattggctatgtgtacctagggatctacaagtagatattttgaaggaaaatcatgataacctcaatcaaggagcacatgcTGGTTATGCTAAGACATATCACCAAATTGCTTctgtttactattggcctaagatggctagaagcattcagaagtatgtacacacttgtgatatctgtcagaaagcaggacatcgacggcatggacccagaggattccttcaacctttacctattccacagcaaccctttgaagtagtatcaatggacttcatcatggatcttccaccaagtaacaactacaacgctatcctagttattgtggacaaactaactaagtatggacatttcatcccatgtactactcagatagatgaagtacaaacagcgcaactgttccatgatcacatatggtgtcaCTATGGTTTACCTCGGCAAGTAATCACTGATAGAGATGCTAGATGGACAGGAGCCTTTTGGGGTCACTTAGTTAGTATGTTAGGAATTCGGCAAGCACTCACCACtgcacatcatcctcagagtgatggacaaacagagataCTTAATCAAACTACAGAAGTAGCAATTAGAGTATTCACTAACCCAGCTAAGGACAATTGGAGTAAGCTTCTACCAGGATTTGCGCACTCATACAACACAggtgtgcatacatccacacaacAGACACCAGCCTTTCTACTCCGCGGATTCCAGCCTCTAACATCAGCCGACTTACTGGCTCTCACTTCTGAGAACATTCCAAGACCAGCAcaagaaagtcaaacagctgaagaattcaaggaatccaTGGAATTAGCACGATCACTAGCTAAGGACGCTCTCAAAGTAGCTCAGAATTATCAACAGAAATACtataattctgacaagacacatgttacctttgagccaggagatttagtcttaatcaatccccattccttaaacttactcaaacatcagtcagggaaagggaataagctaaatatgcgttatgaaggaccatttgaagtcatggaaagcatatcaccagtagcatataggataagattacctgctagctattgcatacacccaatcattaacatagcacacttggaatcttacaaggcatcacccccagagtttggaagccgacccactcagaatatacctagagaagacttccaacagatgcctgaatatgaggtggaaagaatagtagaagaaaggacaatcaagaaaggcaacaagagGATTAGACAGTACAAAATCCGTTGGCTTGGGTACAGCTCAGAACATGATAGATGGAGGACAGAGAAAGAGTTAAGGAATGCTCCAGAAGTCATCAAGGAATGGAAGcaaacctctggctccactacccatcccaatcacaagaaaaagaaggagttctaa